In Gossypium arboreum isolate Shixiya-1 chromosome 5, ASM2569848v2, whole genome shotgun sequence, a single genomic region encodes these proteins:
- the LOC108452799 gene encoding proteinase inhibitor-like, which yields MASDECQGKSSWPELLGTNGETAEATIERENVNVNAQIISDQAVVLPVVNCTRVWVRVNTDGIVAT from the exons atgGCCTCTGATGAATGCCAAG GGAAAAGTTCGTGGCCGGAGTTGTTAGGAACCAATGGGGAGACGGCGGAGGCAACAATAGAGAGGGAGAATGTTAATGTGAATGCTCAGATAATATCGGATCAAGCAGTTGTTCTCCCAGTTGTTAATTGCACTAGGGTTTGGGTTAGGGTTAATACTGATGggattgtagcgacgtaa